From the Saccharomycodes ludwigii strain NBRC 1722 chromosome I, whole genome shotgun sequence genome, one window contains:
- the ADE13 gene encoding adenylosuccinase ADE13 (similar to Saccharomyces cerevisiae YLR359W | ADE13 | ADEnine requiring) — MSSQNDKYATPLSSRYASDEMSAVFSLRNRFSTWRKLWLNLAIAEKELGLTVITDKAIEQMRAHLEITDEEIVAASKQEAIVRHDVMAHVHVFGQTCPEAAGIIHLGATSCFVTDNADLIFLRDAYDIVIPKLVNVINRLSEFAIKYKDLPVLGWTHFQPAQLTTLGKRATLWIQELLWDLRNFVRARNDIGLRGAKGTTGTQASFLSLFHGNQEKVVGLDKRVTELLGFDIVYPVTGQTYSRKIDIDVLAPLASFAATAHKMATDIRLLANLKEVEEPFEKSQIGSSAMAYKRNPMRCERVCSLARHLGSLFSDAVQTASVQWFERTLDDSAIRRISLPSAFLTTDILLTTLLNISSGLVVYPKVIERRIKSELPFMATENIIMAMVEKGVSRQEVHEAIRVLSHQAAAVVKEEGGDNDLIERIKNDQFFKPIWGELNSLLDPSTFVGRAPQQVENFVSHDVAKALEPFKSQINDTQVKLNV, encoded by the coding sequence ATGTCATCTCAAAACGACAAATACGCTACTCCATTGTCTTCTCGTTACGCTTCAGACGAAATGTCTGCTGTCTTCAGTTTAAGAAATAGGTTTTCTACCTGGAGAAAATTATGGTTAAACTTGGCTATTGCAGAAAAGGAATTGGGTTTAACTGTGATTACTGATAAAGCTATAGAACAAATGCGTGCTCATTTGGAAATCACCGATGAGGAAATTGTTGCTGCATCCAAGCAAGAAGCTATCGTCAGACACGACGTTATGGCTCATGTCCATGTTTTTGGTCAAACATGTCCCGAAGCCGCTGGTATTATTCATTTGGGTGCTACTTCTTGTTTTGTCACAGATAATGCcgatttaatatttttaagagACGCTTATGACATTGTTATACCCAAATTAGTTAATGTCATTAACAGACTTAGTGAATTTGCTATTAAATACAAAGATTTACCAGTTTTAGGTTGGACCCATTTTCAACCAGCTCAATTGACTACTTTAGGTAAGAGAGCCACTTTATGGATTCAAGAGTTATTGTGGGACTTAAGGAACTTTGTTAGAGCTAGAAATGATATTGGTTTACGTGGTGCTAAGGGCACAACCGGTACCCAAGCTTCCTTTTTGTCTCTATTCCATGGGAACCAAGAAAAGGTTGTCGGTTTGGATAAAAGAGTTACTGAATTATTGGGGTTCGATATTGTCTACCCTGTGACCGGCCAAACCTATTCCAGAAAGATTGATATTGATGTTTTGGCTCCATTAGCTTCTTTTGCAGCTACAGCTCATAAAATGGCTACTGATATTAGATTATTAGCCAATTTGAAAGAAGTTGAAGAACCTTTTGAAAAATCACAAATAGGTTCTAGTGCTATGGCTTATAAAAGAAATCCAATGCGTTGTGAACGTGTGTGCTCCTTAGCCAGGCATTTAGGTTCCTTGTTTAGCGATGCTGTTCAAACTGCTTCTGTTCAATGGTTTGAAAGAACTTTAGATGACTCTGCCATCCGTAGAATATCTTTACCAAGTGCCTTTTTAACCACTGACATTTTGCTAACTACTTTGTTAAACATTTCTTCTGGGCTAGTCGTATATCCCAAAGTTATTGAAAGAAGGATTAAGAGCGAATTACCATTTATGGCCACagaaaacattattatGGCTATGGTTGAAAAAGGTGTTTCCAGACAAGAGGTTCATGAGGCTATCCGTGTCTTATCTCATCAGGCCGCCGCTGTAGTTAAGGAAGAAGGTGGCGATAATGATTTGATTGAACGTATCAAGAACGATCAGTTTTTTAAGCCAATTTGGGGCGAATTGAACTCTTTATTGGATCCCTCCACTTTTGTTGGTAGAGCTCCACAACAAGTTGAAAACTTTGTTTCTCATGATGTCGCTAAAGCATTAGAACCATTTAAAAGTCAAATTAATGACACTCAAGTTAAGTTGAATGTATGA
- a CDS encoding translation initiation factor 2A (similar to Saccharomyces cerevisiae YGR054W | eukaryotic initiation factor eIF2A): MSSSQIYARTSSSINIFKGYPDFDELNLSEKFNQTDANFRINSSIVSPCGRFLAIASNSNVQVFSGESFNELKLTLQLNNVYDLHFSPSGNYLSTWERPPVDQPEYPNVKIFYINNNDANSTNEIQFEYQSKSQNGWYLQFSKLDDYVIKMNGSKQLRIVKLTPGVPFNFNKPWTSLTTSGQQPISTFLISPATEHPTICIFQAEKGGKPAVLSIYPIVENKIETPIVSKNFFKADSCQLTWNNAGTAILCLAITDFDQSNKSYYGENTLYLITFQGVNGKLGGQSMRVSLNEEGPIHGFTWSPTNREFAVCYGFMPATTTFFDLRANVIHSIPKLPRNTIDYSPSGRHIILAGFGNLQGSVDILDRYDKYKKVSTFNAANSVVCKWSPGGEFILTATTSPRLRVDNGLKIWHYTGKLVFIREYKELLKIDWRISENPTDPKVNSLKDLIIHPSAEKYILDHPSSVSNPSALHGSNGSGSTGSGGAYRPPHARRAAAAAANGVKINNAKVQRNVVGLVPGATPLVDNNATKKKKKHHKKKDDGSNSDGNTSNNNNTIPKVNTDISPEQKKIRSLLKKLRAIETLKEKKANGDKLEDTQVLKIQTEDKVLKELNFLGWTRDDI, translated from the coding sequence ATGTCCTCTTCTCAGATATATGCTAGAACCTCCTCCtctattaatatattcaaaGGATATCCAGATTTCGACGAATTGAATCTATCTGAAAAATTCAATCAAACAGATGCAAATTTTAGAATAAATTCATCTATTGTATCCCCATGTGGCAGATTTTTAGCAATAGCATCCAATTCGAATGTCCAAGTTTTCAGCGGTGAATCCTTCAAcgaattaaaattaactttACAGTTAAATAATGTATACGATTTGCATTTTTCTCCAAGCGGTAATTATCTATCAACCTGGGAAAGACCGCCAGTGGACCAACCAGAATATCCAAAcgttaaaatattttacatAAATAACAACGATGCCAACAGTACTAACGAAATCCAATTTGAATACCAGAGCAAGTCTCAAAATGGATGGTACTTACAGTTTTCTAAGTTGGATGACTATGTTATTAAAATGAATGGTAGCAAACAGTTACGAATCGTCAAATTGACACCCGGCGTTCcgtttaattttaataaaccaTGGACTTCTTTAACTACTTCTGGCCAACAACCAATTAGCACCTTTTTGATTTCACCAGCTACTGAACATCCAACAATCTGTATCTTCCAAGCTGAGAAAGGAGGCAAGCCTGCCGTTTTAAGTATTTACCCGattgttgaaaataaaatcgaAACACCTATTGTTTCCaagaattttttcaaagccGATTCCTGCCAATTGACATGGAACAATGCCGGTACTGCTATTTTATGCTTAGCTATCACTGATTTTGATCAGTCTAACAAATCATACTACGGCGAAAACACATTGTACTTAATTACTTTCCAAGGAGTTAATGGTAAGTTGGGTGGCCAATCAATGCGTGTTTCCTTGAACGAGGAAGGCCCCATTCATGGGTTCACTTGGTCTCCAACCAATAGAGAATTTGCTGTCTGTTACGGGTTTATGCCAGCTACCACGACTTTCTTTGACTTAAGAGCCAATGTCATTCATTCTATACCTAAATTACCAAGAAATACCATTGACTATTCCCCAAGCGGTAGACATATAATTCTAGCTGGGTTTGGTAATTTACAAGGTAGTGTTGATATTTTGGATCGTTACGATAAATATAAGAAGGTATCCACCTTCAATGCTGCTAATAGTGTTGTTTGTAAATGGTCACCAGGCGGCgaatttattttgactGCAACCACTTCCCCTCGTTTGAGAGTTGACAATGGCTTAAAAATATGGCATTATACTGGCAAGTTGGTCTTCATTAGAGAATATAAAGAATTACTGAAGATTGACTGGAGAATCAGCGAAAACCCAACAGATCCTAAGGTAAATagtttaaaagatttgatAATCCACCCAAGTgctgaaaaatatattttagatCATCCAAGTTCTGTTTCCAATCCATCTGCTTTGCATGGTTCTAACGGTTCCGGATCTACAGGATCTGGTGGTGCCTATAGACCACCACATGCCAGAAgagctgctgctgctgctgccaACGGTGTGAAGATCAATAATGCCAAGGTACAACGAAATGTTGTTGGTTTAGTACCAGGCGCCACTCCACTTGTCGATAATAATGCCActaagaagaaaaagaaacatcATAAGAAAAAGGATGATGGTTCTAATTCTGATGGGAAcacttctaataataacaatactattCCAAAAGTCAATACAGATATATCTCCAGAACAAAAGAAGATTCGgtcattattaaaaaaattgagagCTATTGAAActttgaaagaaaaaaaagctaaTGGTGATAAATTGGAGGATAcacaagttttaaaaattcaaacagaagataaagttttaaaagaattaaattttttgggTTGGACTAGAGATGACATTTGA
- the NIT2 gene encoding putative hydrolase (similar to Saccharomyces cerevisiae YJL126W | NIT2 | NITrilase superfamily): MSCRVGVAQICSTSNIKHNLDLCFDFIGKALEKDVRVLFFPEATDYIAQSSAESKKLAKSTNAEFIIPLQEHLKKLKKEIDVSIGVHLPEINDPNDRVRNCLLYINHAGTIMSTYQKLHLFDVPGSNLYESKTVVPGMKAPIPIKTPIGMLGPSICYDIRFPEQGLYLRSKGSDIITYPSAFTVKTGEAHWEILGRCRAIETQCYVLMPGQYGKHNGKRESYGHSMIIDPWGTVIAEAVKNEDELLVAEIDHYKLAEIRKNMPLLEQARHDIFDSVS; encoded by the coding sequence atgtcCTGTAGAGTAGGTGTAGCACAAATATGTTCAActtcaaatataaaacacaATTTAGATTTATGTTTTGACTTTATTGGTAAAGCTTTGGAAAAAGATGTTcgtgttttattttttccagaGGCTACAGACTATATTGCTCAAAGCAGTGCAGAATCCAAGAAACTAGCAAAATCTACAAATGCTGAGTTTATAATCCCTCTCCAAGAACATTtgaaaaagttgaaaaaagaaattgatgTATCAATAGGTGTGCATTTACCAGAAATAAATGACCCTAATGATAGAGTGCGCAATTGtctattatatattaatcaCGCAGGTACAATTATGTCAACTTACCAGAAATTGCACTTGTTTGATGTTCCAGGCAGCAATCTTTATGAATCTAAAACTGTAGTCCCCGGAATGAAGGCACCTATTCCAATAAAGACACCTATTGGTATGTTGGGACCATCGATTTGTTATGATATTAGGTTCCCAGAACAAGGTTTATATTTACGTTCAAAAGGATCAGATATAATTACTTACCCAAGTGCTTTCACTGTTAAAACAGGAGAAGCACATTGGGAAATATTGGGTAGATGTCGAGCAATTGAAACACAATGTTATGTTTTGATGCCAGGCCAATATGGTAAGCATAATGGAAAAAGAGAGTCATATGGCCATTCCATGATTATAGATCCTTGGGGGACTGTTATAGCAGAGGCTGTGAAAAATGAGGATGAATTGTTAGTGGCAGAAATAGATCATTATAAACTAGcagaaattagaaaaaatatgcCCCTATTGGAACAAGCAAGGcatgatatttttgattctGTTTCTTGA
- the MCO32 gene encoding Mco32p (similar to Saccharomyces cerevisiae YGR053C | putative protein of unknown function) gives MHRALSLSSLHLRSLVNTPVISVLRGIHSNPNTFADVNPNKKSQSKLVNMGEMILYLERHGVPEMLNKTISSDKLSDNIILRVLPTTHPYLPVLRGKNSYKATMNTISLIVRNYLLLKTNKNNKNNNNNSRNNTKIGNVIIHDANVQYKLQISKIEPILSDDYKNKCHMYNFYLSEISDKIVVKWFVVSIVDENSNDTDIGMDNITDSSNLGSHLANTSVDKINDIKHHIRNDANKINTIFGGIFIFELDENNEKILVHTIDSVEMLDNTSKKLQDRGKLIFS, from the coding sequence ATGCACAGGGCTTTATCTTTATCTTCATTACATTTAAGGAGTCTTGTGAATACACCTGTTATTTCAGTTTTAAGGGGTATCCATAGTAATCCAAATACTTTTGCTGACGTCAATCCCAACAAGAAATCGCAAAGTAAACTGGTCAATATGGGCGAAATGATCCTATACCTAGAAAGACATGGTGTACCGGAAATGCTCAATAAAACCATATCTAGCGATAAATTGTCAGATAATATAATCTTAAGGGTATTACCAACAACCCATCCATACTTACCTGTATTGCGTGGGAAAAACAGTTATAAAGCTACTATGAACACAATAAGTTTAATAGTAAGgaattatttgttattaaaaactaataaaaataataaaaataataataataatagtaggAATAACACAAAAATAGGAAATGTAATTATACATGATGCTAATGTACAATATAAGTTACAAATATCAAAGATTGAACCCATATTATCCGATGATTATAAGAATAAATGCCATATGTATAACTTTTATCTTAGTGAAATTAGTGACAAGATAGTAGTCAAATGGTTTGTCGTGTCTATTGTAGATGAGAACAGTAATGATACAGATATAGGAATGGATAACATTACTGATTCATCTAATCTAGGCTCGCATTTAGCAAATACTTCGGTcgataaaattaatgatattaaacATCACATAAGAAATGATGCcaacaaaattaataccATCTTTGgtggtatttttatatttgaattGGATGAGAATAATGAAAAGATATTGGTGCATACCATAGATAGTGTAGAAATGCTTGATAATACATCTAAAAAGTTGCAAGACAGAGGAaagttaatattttcatga
- the LST7 gene encoding Lst7p (similar to Saccharomyces cerevisiae YGR057C | LST7 | Lethal with Sec Thirteen) translates to MMHSLTEDISLNSFITLAHFCDKHGPKVIQITQVARNNNDMESLLLPDYPTDSYCDSCLIKFPEVKDKNVKLRSMKSKFESTGSDNHEDTHLYISTQYSATRFQLLSSIIKKIFSEETMLYNESPLCFYDNERGLNISLGFKLQDGHSRGNERRYCLIFSITNTSQKLCSDIMNRHWDFILTAFNKEVSYIKELRKKVIDKQLNENRDNPLISMGSYLRGNSLKIPKNLTELTGDRLFFMKLHKWNTYMLSNIC, encoded by the coding sequence aTGATGCATAGTTTAACTGAAGACATATCCTTGAATAGTTTCATTACCTTAGCTCATTTTTGTGACAAACATGGCCCAAAAGTGATACAAATAACACAAGTCGCACgcaacaataatgatatgGAATCTTTGCTTTTACCAGATTATCCTACCGATTCATATTGTGATTCATGTCTGATCAAATTTCCCGAAGTAAAggataaaaatgttaaactTCGATCTATGAAGAGTAAGTTCGAATCAACTGGCAGCGACAATCATGAAGATACACATCTATATATATCCACGCAATATTCAGCTACTAGGTTCCAATTACTTTCGTCTATTatcaagaaaatattttcagaAGAAACAATGCTTTATAATGAGTCTCCGCTATGTTTTTATGACAACGAGCGTGGTCTCAACATTTCTCTTGGTTTTAAGTTACAAGATGGCCATTCAAGAGGAAACGAAAGAAGATATTGTCTTATTTTCAGTATCACTAATACCAGTCAAAAATTATGCTCAGATATTATGAACAGACATTGGGATTTCATATTAACTGCTTTTAACAAGGAAGTGTCGTATATTAAAGAGCTTAGGAAGAAAGTTATTGATAAACAATTGAATGAAAATAGGGATAATCCATTAATATCTATGGGTTCATATTTGCGGGGGAACAGTCTGAAAATTCCCAAAAATCTAACAGAATTGACGGGAGAtagattatttttcatgAAATTACACAAATGGAACACCTATATGCTAAGTAACATTTGTTGA
- the RSC2 gene encoding Rsc2p (similar to Saccharomyces cerevisiae YGR056W | RSC1 | Remodel the Structure of Chromatin (paralog of YLR357W | RSC2)), with amino-acid sequence MSDHATKILLRKLKNTYELLLNIKDEKGGDVSGTFKNLPPRRDFADYYVIITKPMSLSKIKKKLHHYTLAQDFVTDLAQIVWNAKTYNSEDSLIYEYANIFEDFVKKNCLPKLIKSYQVIYPDLGTLPDENNETILEEEEEEEEKEEEEEKQENKKEEEEKEEEKEEEKEEEKEEEKEAEKEEEKEAEKEEEKEKEKEEEKEEEKEEETEEEEKEKGGMKEKDTEESKESEDKQQLKDKNEKNTVITKHNTTSAINGYPNNIAGSDKIEGVNDKNNQQNNLNNNALVSQHNPNPISTTPISYSSSHSPPQTLTATQASSPVQIAAPYSMPQAKNYTMSPTPVFKEKHIGRGRPPILDLPFEQRMKNVLKYLKKEVNGFGEGITESFDRLPPKNESPDYYSIVKHPICLDDIRKLVKAKKYQNIDQFKNDVLLCINNFRLYNRTDTMFLRKSQEFEDKFNVYLQAELARPDKEFRSDADSKKVLDHVVVNGKVYKTGSWILLRNPNDPNKPTVGQVYIIWQNKDGSQWIKASWYLRPEQTVHRVDRLFYKNEVCKSGHYRIHPVDDIVGECYVCHFTRFQRGNPDVQVDGPLFICEFRYNESDKNFNKIRTWKACLPEEIRNIDEPTILVSGRKFFKYESPIKHLLPKNATYDDPIPEPTKGLPNAPPIVGAVYLRKPLKKDDLGEYSTSATCPRYIIRPNDPPEEGKLEPETGTIITNSFTASALPKSSGITTTSRLPTLTQKRSPEAFADSPSSSTPITMHQPKRITYSPPSSTYNHNPQFISSSAAVSAVPRSNVVPKKSTMHIEQPKKYYQTFQKQQKHSRNQMINAGRSNISTSNSTSASGNNINEVHNNSNVLGFPNASHIRPDHILLNTPSAFVLPVCITKNTEVIQRTDRLNQNRLQKLGLLSNNNNINNMDHRTKGEIIWFRGTATHISQRLLNLKDYKVSKVHESDFGLKPSAEYLAYKLNKTFGDKS; translated from the coding sequence ATGTCAGATCATgctacaaaaatattattacgtAAACTAAAAAACACCTATGAATTACTATTGAATataaaagatgaaaaaggAGGTGATGTTTCAggtacttttaaaaatttgccCCCAAGGAGAGATTTTGCAGATTATTATGTTATAATTACTAAACCCATGAGTTTGAgtaagattaaaaaaaagttgcaTCATTATACTTTAGCACAAGATTTTGTCACTGATTTAGCTCAAATTGTATGGAATGCAAAGACTTATAATTCTGAAGATTCTTTAATCTATGAATAtgctaatatttttgaagattttgttaaaaagaattgtttacctaaattaattaaaagttATCAGGTTATTTACCCTGATTTAGGCACTTTACCAGATGAAAACAATGAAACAATTcttgaagaagaagaagaagaagaagaaaaagaagaagaagaagagaagcaagaaaacaagaaagaggaagaggaaaaagaggaagaaaaagaggaagaaaaagaggaagaaaaagaggaagaaaaagaagcagaaaaagaggaagaaaaagaagcagaaaaagaggaagaaaaagagaaggaaaaagaagaagaaaaagaagaagaaaaagaagaagaaacagaggaagaagaaaaagagaaaggaggaatgaaagaaaaagacacAGAAGAAAGCAAGGAGTCGGAAGATAAACAACAactaaaagataaaaatgaaaaaaatactgtTATTACCAAACATAATACAACATCTGCGATAAACGGTTATCCTAACAACATCGCTGGAAGTGATAAAATTGAAGGAGTTAATGATAAGAAtaatcaacaaaataacTTAAACAATAATGCTCTAGTCTCGCAGCATAATCCAAATCCCATTTCAACTACACCAATCTCATATTCATCTTCACATTCACCACCACAGACATTAACAGCCACGCAAGCATCTTCTCCCGTTCAAATAGCAGCTCCATACAGTATGCCCCaagcaaaaaattatacaatGTCACCTACCCCAgtatttaaagaaaaacacATTGGACGCGGTAGACCCCCAATCTTGGATTTGCCTTTTGAACAACGTATGaaaaatgttttgaaaTACTTGAAGAAAGAAGTTAATGGATTTGGTGAAGGCATTACCGAAAGTTTTGATAGACTTCCTCCTAAGAATGAAAGTCCGGATTATTACTCCATTGTTAAGCACCCGATTTGTTTAGATGATATTAGAAAGCTAGTTAAAGCCAAAAAGTATCAAAACATTGACCAATTTAAGAAtgatgttttattatgtattaataattttagatTATACAATAGAACTGATACCATGTTTCTACGCAAATCTCAGGAGTTTGAAGACAAGTTTAATGTATATTTACAAGCTGAATTAGCTAGACCAGATAAAGAATTTAGGTCGGATGCTGATTCCAAAAAAGTGTTAGATCATGTGGTTGTTAATGGGAAAGTTTATAAAACTGGATCATGGATTTTGTTGCGTAATCCCAATGATCCTAATAAGCCTACAGTTGGCCAGGTTTACATAATATGGCAGAATAAAGACGGTAGCCAGTGGATTAAGGCCTCTTGGTACCTACGACCAGAGCAAACTGTTCATAGGGTTGACCgtttattttacaaaaatgaaGTTTGTAAATCAGGACATTATAGAATTCACCCAGTTGATGACATTGTTGGTGAATGCTATGTTTGCCACTTTACTAGGTTTCAACGTGGTAATCCGGATGTTCAGGTTGATGGaccattatttatttgcgAATTTAGATATAATGAAAGTGATAAGAATTTCAACAAAATTAGAACTTGGAAAGCGTGTTTGCCGGAGGAAATTCGTAATATTGACGAACCAACCATTCTTGTTAGCGGgagaaaatttttcaaatatgaATCACCAATTAAACACTTATTGCCTAAAAATGCCACCTATGATGACCCTATACCTGAGCCTACTAAGGGTTTACCAAATGCTCCTCCCATCGTTGGTGCGGTGTATTTAAGAAAGCCCCTGAAAAAGGATGATCTAGGTGAATATTCTACATCCGCCACATGTCCACGTTACATTATCAGACCCAATGATCCGCCGGAAGAAGGTAAATTAGAGCCGGAAACAGgcactattattaccaaCAGTTTTACAGCAAGCGCACTACCTAAGTCTAGTGGTATAACTACTACCAGTAGGTTACCCACTTTAACACAGAAAAGATCGCCTGAAGCGTTTGCTGACAGCCCTAGCAGCAGTACTCCTATTACCATGCATCAACCTAAAAGGATCACTTATAGTCCTCCTAGCTCAACATATAATCACAATCCACAGTTCATAAGTTCTTCTGCCGCTGTTTCAGCGGTTCCACGTAGCAATGTAGTTCCTAAAAAATCAACTATGCATATCGAACAGCCAAAGAAGTATTATCAAACTTtccaaaaacaacaaaagcaCAGTAGAAACCAAATGATAAATGCAGGTAGAAGTAACATTAGTACCTCTAACTCCACTTCTGCCAGCGgtaacaatattaatgaaGTTCACAACAATAGCAATGTCTTAGGATTTCCTAATGCCAGCCATATCAGACCAGATCATATCCTATTAAACACACCTTCTGCGTTTGTATTACCTGTTTGTATTACCAAAAACACAGAAGTTATTCAAAGAACAGACAgattaaatcaaaatagaTTACAAAAATTAGGATTATtgagtaacaataataacatcaaTAATATGGACCATAGAACCAAGGGCGAGATTATATGGTTCAGAGGTACTGCTACACATATTTCTCAAAGGttgttaaatttaaaagattacAAAGTTAGCAAGGTACATGAAAGTGACTTTGGATTAAAGCCAAGCGCTGAATATTTGGCttataaattaaacaaaacttTTGGAGATAAATCATGA
- the MUP1 gene encoding Mup1p (similar to Saccharomyces cerevisiae YGR055W | MUP1 | Methionine UPtake), which translates to MTEIKKSFFPQLNVFNKENYSINSRTDSSSNVSTFNSKQENEQNMITSLDKGNKKIGLLSCIGLICNRMVGCGIFATPSSVYTMSGSIGLALIIWACGAIIALAGMYVYMEFGTAIPRNGGEKNYLEYIFQKPKFLVTSCYASYIFFLGWAAGNSVNCAIMFLTAGNVEITEWNQRGVGVAVIGFCFLVNAINVKAGIYLQNVLGIFKIGIVIFISITGWVALGGGLPNHYKTNNFHNAFEGTKNTTAYGIVNALYNVIWSFIGYSNVNYALGEVKNPVRTLKIAGPTSLIFIAIIYIFCNIAYFAVVPKEKLVSSKLILAADFFDLAFGGRAKQAASVFVGLSALGNVLSVIFAQGRIIQQLGREGVLPFSSFFATSKPFNSPTIGLFQHFIVCLVTIIAPPPGDAYNFILNLVSYPMNIINFCISGGLLYIYIQKKRGIIEWNPPIRAGYFITTFFMLANLYLIIAPYVPPTAGDSIYESMPYWIHCVVAWGVFAFGGLYWVIWYVVLPKIGGYDLIDTEVLGDDGFWRKKIVKKYKNEETTEVNINETSVEYVDQNENVNSNYDNTIKKDTDKIINTTEIIN; encoded by the coding sequence ATGacagaaattaaaaaaagtttttttccACAACTGAATGTTTTCAACAAAGAAAACTATTCAATTAACTCAAGAACAGATAGTAGCAGCAATGTTAGTACGTTTAATtcaaaacaagaaaatgaaCAAAACATGATCACTAGTTTGGACAAAGGAAATAAGAAAATAGGTTTATTATCATGTATAGGCTTAATTTGTAATCGTATGGTTGGTTGTGGTATTTTTGCCACGCCATCAAGCGTGTATACCATGTCAGGATCTATTGGTTTGGCCTTAATTATATGGGCATGTGGCGCAATTATTGCACTAGCTGGCATGTACGTGTACATGGAATTTGGTACTGCGATTCCTCGTAACGGtggtgaaaaaaattacctggaatatattttccaaaaaccCAAATTTTTAGTCACCAGCTGCTATGCctcatatattttttttttaggatGGGCAGCTGGTAATTCAGTCAACTGCGCAATCATGTTTTTAACTGCCGGGAATGTAGAAATAACTGAATGGAACCAACGTGGTGTTGGTGTTGCGGTGATTGGCTTTTGCTTTTTAGTAAATGCCATAAATGTTAAAGCGGGTATATATTTGCAAAACGTTTTgggtatttttaaaattggtattgttatctttatttCAATTACTGGTTGGGTTGCTTTAGGTGGTGGTTTACCAAATCACTACAAAACAAACAATTTCCATAATGCCTTTGAAGGTACAAAAAACACTACTGCTTATGGCATTGTAAATGCCCTATATAACGTCATATGGTCCTTTATTGGTTATTCTAATGTAAACTATGCATTGGGCGAAGTTAAAAATCCTGTTCGTACGCTAAAAATCGCAGGTCCAACCTCCTTGATTTTCATTGCTATCATATACATTTTCTGTAATATTGCTTATTTTGCAGTTGTGCCAAAGGAAAAATTGGTTTCATCAAAGTTAATTTTAGCTGCAGATTTTTTTGACTTGGCGTTTGGTGGTCGTGCCAAACAAGCTGCTTctgtttttgttggtttAAGTGCATTGGGTAATGTTTTATCTGTTATTTTTGCACAAGGTAGAATCATTCAACAGTTAGGCCGTGAGGGTGTTTTAccattttcatctttttttgcaaCTTCCAAACCTTTTAATTCACCAACAATTGGATTGTTTCAGCATTTTATTGTTTGCTTAGTAACCATTATTGCACCTCCACCGGGCGACgcttataattttatcttGAATTTGGTTTCTTATCCAATGAAcatcattaatttttgtattagTGGCGGATTACTTTACATTtatatccaaaaaaaaagaggtaTTATTGAATGGAACCCTCCCATCCGTGCtggttattttattactacATTTTTCATGTTGGCTAACTTGTATTTGATTATTGCACCATATGTCCCACCAACTGCTGGCGACTCTATTTACGAAAGTATGCCCTATTGGATTCACTGTGTCGTTGCTTGGGGTGTTTTCGCATTTGGTGGACTTTATTGGGTAATTTGGTACGTTGTTTTACCTAAAATTGGTGGATATGATTTAATTGATACCGAGGTGCTGGGTGATGACGGATTCTggagaaagaaaattgttaaaaaatataaaaatgaagaaacaACTGAAGTAAATATTAACGAAACAAGCGTTGAATATGTGGatcaaaatgaaaatgtcAATAGTAATTATGAtaatacaataaaaaaagatactGACAAAATCATTAATACCACTGAAATTATAAACTAA